One part of the Rutidosis leptorrhynchoides isolate AG116_Rl617_1_P2 chromosome 1, CSIRO_AGI_Rlap_v1, whole genome shotgun sequence genome encodes these proteins:
- the LOC139901242 gene encoding 2-succinylbenzoate--CoA ligase, chloroplastic/peroxisomal: protein MGHTIISQETGRKRWCRPEWLKLPDEYGDGRQRGEKFTLWLKMEMVVAGITPLDYTIQLSIQIHKMSSSISNCDSNASHNHHHHHHHHHHHHICQCLSRLSTFRRNSPITIYGTRVKTGQQFVDSVLELAYGIIQLGVKPGDIVAISAFNSDLYLEWLLAITFIGAIAATLNYRWSLEEALIAMDDVKPIMLVTDDEYKSNWHSEFQLRSVPSIKWHILMDADIKYSSTENILTTNKLKKPSPRSHSFDYSSTSNGTAIICFTSGTTGRPKGVMLSHSALSVQSLAKIAAIGYNEHDVYLHTAPLGHVGGLSSALAMLMVGGRHVLLAKFEAKSALQAIEKYLVTSFITVPAIMSDIISLIRTKDTQTLPMVNKILNGGGSLSTKLIEDATDIFSQASLFTAYGMTEGCSSLTFLTLNDPTNEARKLSTVYQLEGVCVGKPAPHVELKISTEGPTDIGQILTRGPHLMIGYWNQNPTNEDCKNGGWHETGDIGRIDDDGNLWLIGRMKGRIKSGGENIYPEEVETVVLKHPGIFEVAVIGLPDVRLTEMVVACIKLHDNWKWVEASADDSVTDKERSISSEKLQQFCRANNLSGFKVPKIFIRWNKKFPLTTSGKLRRDQLKEEVMLHLKLLSSSL, encoded by the exons ATGGGTCATACCATCATCAGCCAGGAGACTGGCCGGAAAAGATGGTGCAGACCGGAGTGGTTGAAATTGCCGGATGAATATGGGGACGGCAGGCAGAGAGGAGAAAAGTTCACCTTGTGGCTGAAAATGGAAATGGTGGTTGCTGGG ATAACACCGTTAGATTACACTATCCAATTATCCATTCAAATTCACAAAAtgagcagcagcatcagcaactgCGACTCAAACGcatctcataatcatcatcatcatcatcatcatcatcatcatcatcatatttgtcAGTGTTTGAGCAGACTATCAACTTTCCGGCGTAATTCTCCGATCACAATCTACGGCACAAGAGTTAAAACCGGTCAACAGTTTGTTGACTCAGTTTTGGAACTTGCTTATGGAATCATCCAACTCGGTGTTAAACCCGGAGACATTGTAGCCATTTCTGCTTTCAACAG TGATTTATATTTGGAGTGGTTATTGGCCATAACGTTTATTGGGGCAATAGCTGCGACCCTCAACTACCGATGG AGCTTGGAAGAGGCTTTAATTGCTATGGACGATGTGAAACCGATTATGTTGGTGACAGATGACGAATACAAATCAAACTGGCATTCAGAGTTCCAACTTCGTTCTGTTCCGTCTATAAAATGGCACATTCTCATGGACGCCGATATTAAATACAGTTCTACAGAGAACA TTTTAACCACCAACAAGCTAAAAAAGCCATCTCCAAGATCACATTCATTCGACTACTCTTCAACTTCCAATGGCACAGCAATCATATGTTTCACTTCAG GGACTACCGGGAGGCCAAAGGGTGTCATGTTAAGCCATTCAGCTTTGAGTGTACAATCTCTAGCCAAGATCGCTGCTATTGGTTACAACGAGCACGAT GTGTATTTGCATACAGCTCCACTAGGCCACGTGGGTGGACTATCGTCGGCTTTAGCCATGCTAATGGTAGGAGGACGTCACGTGTTGTTGGCCAAATTTGAAGCAAAATCGGCTCTTCAAGCAATTGAAAAGTATCTTGTGACTTCTTTTATAACAGTTCCCGCAATTATGTCTGATATCATCTCTTTAATCAG GACAAAGGATACACAAACATTACCTATGGTTAACAAGATTTTAAATGGTGGTGGTAGCCTTTCAACCAAACTAATCGAAGATGCAACCGACATCTTCTCTCAAGCTAGCCTTTTTACCGCTTACG GGATGACAGAGGGTTGCTCTTCTCTAACTTTTTTGACCCTTAACGATCCTACAAACGAAGCAAGAAAGCTAAGTACGGTGTACCAGTTGGAGGGTGTTTGTGTAGGAAAGCCAGCACCACACGTTGAGTTAAAAATCAGCACTGAGGGTCCCACTGATATTGGGCAGATACTAACAAGGGGACCCCACTTAATGATTGGCTACTGGAACCAAAATCCAACGAACGAAGATTGTAAAAATGGTGGCTGGCATGAAACTGGTGATATCGGACGAATAGATGATGATGGTAATTTATGGCTTATCGGACGCATGAAAGGGAGAATCAAAAGTGGAGGCGAAAACATTTATCCTGAAGAG GTAGAAACCGTCGTGTTAAAACATCCTGGAATATTTGAGGTTGCAGTCATTGGACTTCCAGATGTGCGTTTGACGGAGATGGTGGTTGCGTGTATCAAATTACACGATAACTGGAAATGGGTAGAAGCGAGTGCAGATGACTCAGTTACAGATAAAGAACGATCGATATCAAGTGAAAAACTACAGCAATTTTGTAGAGCAAATAATTTGAGCGG TTTCAAAGTTCCCAAAATATTTATAAGGTGGAATAAGAAATTTCCGTTGACAACGTCTGGGAAATTAAGAAGAGATCAACTCAAAGAAGAGGTTATGCTTCACCTGAAACTTCTTTCTAGCAGTTTATAA